A portion of the Cryptomeria japonica chromosome 5, Sugi_1.0, whole genome shotgun sequence genome contains these proteins:
- the LOC131043998 gene encoding 36.4 kDa proline-rich protein-like produces MKMRNDAVLVAMFTVCFASIMGPAVEANCPPPPPYKIKSPPPPPPKPSSSPPPPPPTTTSPPPPPPPGSSSGGSCPLNALKLGACVDVLGGLVNATIGDPAVNTCCPVLQGVLEIEAALCLCTTIRIKLLNVNIILPIALELFVQCGLTPPAGFTCPTLS; encoded by the coding sequence ATGAAAATGAGAAACGATGCAGTATTGGTGGCGATGTTTACTGTTTGCTTTGCAAGCATCATGGGTCCTGCAGTGGAAGCTAACTGTCCTCCCCCTCCTCCTTATAAAATAAAATCTCCTCCCCCGCCACCTCCCAAACCTTcatcctctcctcctcctcctcctcccaccACAACTTCTCCTCCGCCGCCGCCGCCGCCGGGTTCTTCAAGTGGGGGTAGTTGTCCGCTAAATGCATTGAAATTAGGAGCGTGTGTGGATGTGCTGGGAGGGCTGGTAAATGCCACCATTGGGGATCCCGCTGTGAACACATGCTGCCCTGTTCTTCAAGGCGTTTTGGAAATTGAGGCAGCCCTGTGCTTGTGTACAACTATTCGGATTAAGCTTTTGAACGTTAACATCATCCTTCCTATCGCACTTGAGCTCTTCGTTCAATGTGGACTCACCCCTCCAGCTGGATTTACTTGCCCAACCCTTAGTTAA